In one window of Zingiber officinale cultivar Zhangliang chromosome 11A, Zo_v1.1, whole genome shotgun sequence DNA:
- the LOC122032664 gene encoding 36.4 kDa proline-rich protein-like has product MRKPASVGALLVLINLATLLLPSLACPYCPTPTSPPPPPPATTPCPPPPPKSTPAPPPPKKSPSPPPPPHKKPTSPPPPKATPSPPLPSISPPPPPKATPSPPHPSVSLSPPPPKATPSPPLPSISPPPPPKATLSPPPPSAVPCPPPPPLTSSCPIDTLKLDACVDLIGGLVHVIIGGNVRSECCPVLEGVADLDAALCLCTTIKAKALGITLLLPIALEVLADCGKHVPSDFQCPAY; this is encoded by the coding sequence ATGAGGAAACCTGCTTCAGTCGGTGCTTTGTTGGTGCTCATAAACCTCGCAACACTTTTGCTTCCTTCCCTTGCTTGCCCTTACTGCCCTACTCCAACTTCTCCTCCTCCGCCACCGCCAGCTACCACACCGTGCCCTCCACCGCCTCCAAAGAGCACACCTGCCCCTCCTCCTCCAAAGAAGAGCCCGAGCCCTCCGCCACCGCCGCATAAGAAACCAACGTCACCGCCACCACCGAAGGCAACTCCAAGCCCTCCTCTGCCATCAATATCGCCGCCACCACCACCCAAGGCAACTCCAAGCCCTCCTCATCCATCAGTATCACTGTCACCGCCACCACCGAAGGCAACTCCAAGCCCTCCTCTGCCATCAATATCACCGCCACCGCCGCCAAAGGCCACGCTAAGCCCTCCGCCGCCTAGCGCCGTGCCGTGCCCCCCTCCACCTCCGCTGACGTCATCATGCCCCATCGACACCCTGAAGCTCGACGCGTGCGTTGACTTGATCGGGGGACTGGTCCATGTCATCATCGGCGGGAACGTGAGGAGCGAATGTTGCCCGGTGCTGGAAGGGGTTGCCGACCTCGATGCAGCACTGTGCCTCTGCACCACCATCAAGGCCAAGGCCTTGGGCATCACCCTGCTGCTCCCCATCGCGCTTGAGGTGCTGGCAGATTGCGGCAAGCACGTCCCCTCCGATTTCCAATGTCCGGCATATTAA